A single window of Methylacidimicrobium sp. AP8 DNA harbors:
- the tkt gene encoding transketolase: MSSTTNPPVVPSSSPASEEDRLAALAANIIRGLAMDAVQKANSGHPGMPMGMADAAVVLWTRFLRFDPADPQWPDRDRFVLSAGHGSMLLYSLLHLCGFDLPLEELERFRQWGSRTPGHPEYGHTPGVETTTGPLGQGISNAVGMALAERWLAGKYNRPGYEIVRHRTFVIASDGDLEEGISHETASLAGHLRLGRLVVLYDDNHISIDGPTSLSFSEDVLGRFAAYGWNVRRINGLDRSEVESALTWATSQEERPTIIACRTVIGFGSPNRENTAKAHGEPLGAEEVKLAKARLGLPVDQTFYVPEEVRSFFRAAAKRGQAERSRWLEALAGYRKEFPREAERFEMALRRDLPPGWDQGMPHFPVEKPLATRAASGAVLNGIFEKVGYLLGGSADLTPSNNTLPKGVKAIRPGDFEGGYIHYGVREHGMGAIMNGMAVHGGIRPYGGTFLIFSDYMRPAIRLAAMMRVPVVYVFTHDSIGLGEDGPTHQPVEQLTALRAVPNLVVFRPADATETAEGWRVAIERKDGPTALILTRQALPVLDRSRLAPASEARRGGYVLVGDEDPEVILIATGSEVALALAARDLLSAEKIRSRVVSLPSWELFAQQPQSYRDQVLPAAIRARVSVEAGVTMAWPRWIGPEGEAVGIDHFGASAPYATIYKEFGLTGEAVAEAARRTLARTRRG; encoded by the coding sequence ATGAGTAGCACGACAAATCCCCCAGTTGTTCCCAGCTCGTCACCTGCATCCGAGGAAGACCGTCTGGCCGCGCTCGCTGCCAACATCATTCGCGGTCTGGCGATGGACGCGGTCCAAAAGGCGAATTCTGGCCATCCCGGCATGCCCATGGGGATGGCCGATGCCGCTGTCGTTCTCTGGACCCGCTTCCTGCGCTTCGATCCGGCCGACCCGCAATGGCCGGACCGCGACCGATTCGTTCTCTCCGCCGGACACGGATCGATGCTGCTCTACAGCCTGCTCCACCTTTGCGGCTTCGATTTACCGCTCGAGGAGCTCGAGCGCTTCCGCCAGTGGGGAAGCCGTACCCCCGGCCATCCGGAATACGGCCACACCCCGGGTGTGGAGACGACAACCGGCCCCTTGGGCCAGGGGATCTCCAACGCGGTCGGGATGGCGCTCGCCGAACGGTGGCTGGCCGGAAAATATAACCGGCCGGGCTACGAGATCGTCCGCCACCGGACCTTCGTGATCGCGAGCGACGGCGATCTGGAGGAGGGCATTTCCCACGAGACGGCTTCCCTTGCCGGCCATCTACGGCTGGGCCGGCTTGTGGTGCTCTACGACGACAACCACATCAGCATCGACGGGCCGACTTCGCTTTCCTTTAGCGAGGATGTTCTCGGCCGCTTCGCGGCTTACGGTTGGAACGTCCGGAGAATCAACGGGCTCGACCGCTCCGAAGTGGAATCGGCGCTGACCTGGGCCACCTCCCAGGAGGAGAGGCCGACCATCATCGCCTGCCGGACCGTCATCGGCTTCGGGAGCCCGAACCGGGAGAACACCGCCAAGGCCCACGGCGAGCCTTTGGGAGCCGAAGAAGTGAAGCTGGCGAAGGCGCGCCTCGGTCTTCCGGTCGATCAGACCTTCTATGTTCCCGAAGAGGTGAGGAGCTTCTTCCGTGCTGCGGCCAAGCGAGGGCAGGCCGAGCGGAGCCGCTGGCTGGAGGCCTTAGCCGGCTACCGGAAGGAGTTTCCCCGGGAAGCGGAGCGGTTCGAGATGGCCCTGCGCCGCGACCTGCCGCCGGGATGGGATCAGGGGATGCCGCACTTCCCAGTCGAGAAGCCGCTGGCGACGCGCGCCGCTTCGGGCGCGGTCCTCAACGGAATCTTCGAGAAGGTCGGCTATCTGCTTGGCGGCTCGGCGGATCTGACCCCGTCCAACAACACCCTGCCGAAGGGAGTCAAGGCGATCCGGCCGGGAGATTTCGAGGGCGGATATATCCATTACGGAGTCCGCGAGCATGGGATGGGCGCCATCATGAACGGGATGGCGGTTCACGGAGGAATCCGCCCGTATGGCGGAACCTTCCTGATCTTTTCGGACTACATGCGGCCAGCCATCCGGCTCGCCGCCATGATGCGGGTGCCGGTGGTCTATGTCTTTACCCATGATAGCATCGGGTTGGGGGAAGACGGTCCGACCCATCAGCCCGTAGAGCAGCTGACCGCGCTCCGCGCCGTCCCCAACCTTGTGGTCTTCCGTCCCGCCGATGCTACGGAAACTGCCGAAGGCTGGCGCGTCGCCATCGAACGGAAAGACGGCCCGACGGCCTTGATCCTGACGCGTCAAGCGTTGCCGGTTCTTGACCGGAGCCGCTTGGCCCCCGCCTCGGAGGCGAGGCGCGGTGGATACGTGCTCGTCGGGGATGAGGATCCGGAGGTCATCCTGATCGCTACGGGCTCCGAGGTAGCGCTTGCGCTGGCGGCCCGGGATCTTCTTTCGGCCGAGAAGATCCGCTCCCGGGTGGTCTCCCTGCCTTCGTGGGAACTCTTCGCGCAGCAGCCCCAATCCTATCGGGACCAGGTGCTGCCCGCCGCAATCCGGGCCCGGGTCTCGGTCGAAGCCGGAGTGACGATGGCTTGGCCGCGGTGGATCGGGCCGGAAGGGGAAGCCGTCGGCATCGACCACTTCGGTGCCTCGGCTCCGTACGCGACTATCTACAAGGAGTTCGGCCTGACGGGGGAGGCGGTTGCGGAGGCAGCCCGCCGCACCTTGGCACGGACCCGACGAGGGTGA
- a CDS encoding AAA family ATPase has product MEEEGKTPQAAASLAAAAGGGLVDIDQALGGSGVEEILAELDAELVGLEPVKRRVREIADFLLVERLRSSVGLQTQPPTLHMSFTGSPGTGKTTVAMRMGKILHRLGYVRKGHLVVAARDDLVGQYVGHTAPKTKEAIKRAMGGVLFIDEAYSLYRPESERDYGIEAVAILLQAMEDYRNDLVVIFAGYRDRMAAFFASNPGLRSRIAHHIDFPDYTFEELVSIGELMVRSQGYFFDPPAAKAFREYLELRRKQPLFANARSVRNAIDRIKLRQAARLVAAGGKVSAEELMRIDESDIRQSRVFVEPEAGQAATGGKK; this is encoded by the coding sequence ATGGAAGAAGAGGGGAAGACACCCCAGGCGGCCGCCTCGCTGGCGGCCGCTGCCGGCGGTGGATTGGTTGATATCGATCAGGCGCTCGGGGGCTCCGGGGTCGAGGAGATTCTGGCCGAACTCGACGCCGAGCTCGTTGGTTTGGAGCCGGTCAAGCGCCGGGTTCGGGAGATCGCGGATTTTCTCCTGGTGGAGCGGCTGCGGAGCTCCGTCGGTCTGCAGACCCAGCCGCCGACCTTGCACATGTCGTTTACCGGTTCGCCGGGGACCGGGAAGACCACGGTAGCTATGCGGATGGGCAAGATCCTCCACCGGCTGGGCTACGTGCGGAAAGGCCACTTGGTCGTTGCCGCCCGGGACGATCTGGTCGGCCAGTACGTCGGCCATACCGCCCCGAAGACCAAGGAGGCGATCAAGCGGGCGATGGGCGGGGTTCTCTTCATCGATGAGGCCTACTCCCTCTATCGGCCCGAGAGCGAGCGCGACTATGGGATCGAGGCGGTGGCGATTCTTTTGCAGGCGATGGAGGATTATCGCAACGACCTGGTTGTGATTTTTGCGGGGTATCGGGACCGGATGGCGGCCTTCTTCGCCTCGAACCCGGGCCTCCGTTCCCGCATCGCCCATCACATCGACTTCCCCGATTACACCTTCGAGGAGCTGGTGTCGATCGGAGAGCTGATGGTTCGGTCGCAGGGCTACTTTTTCGATCCGCCCGCCGCAAAAGCGTTCCGGGAATACCTCGAGCTCCGGCGGAAGCAGCCGCTCTTCGCCAACGCGCGGAGCGTGCGCAATGCGATCGACCGCATCAAGCTGCGGCAGGCTGCCCGGTTGGTCGCCGCCGGGGGCAAGGTTTCCGCGGAGGAGCTCATGCGGATCGACGAGTCGGATATCCGGCAGAGCCGGGTCTTCGTGGAGCCGGAAGCGGGGCAGGCCGCAACGGGCGGAAAGAAGTGA
- a CDS encoding ribulose bisphosphate carboxylase small subunit: MRLTQGTFSYLPDFTDEQIRAQVEYCLRNGWAVSIEFTDDPHPRNVYWEMWGLPMFDLKDAAGVMHELAECRKAHPHEYIRINGYNRQQGYQTTMLSFLVQRPKEEPGFFLDRMEVADRQIRYTARPYAAQKPPGHRYN; this comes from the coding sequence ATGAGACTGACACAAGGGACCTTTTCGTACCTGCCGGATTTCACCGACGAGCAGATCCGGGCGCAGGTGGAGTACTGCCTGCGCAACGGGTGGGCGGTGAGCATCGAGTTCACCGACGACCCGCATCCTCGGAACGTCTACTGGGAGATGTGGGGGCTGCCGATGTTCGATTTGAAGGACGCGGCGGGAGTGATGCACGAGCTGGCGGAATGCCGGAAGGCCCATCCGCACGAGTACATTCGGATCAACGGCTACAACCGGCAGCAAGGGTACCAGACGACGATGCTCTCCTTCCTGGTCCAGCGGCCGAAGGAGGAGCCGGGGTTCTTCCTCGACCGGATGGAGGTCGCGGACAGGCAGATCCGCTACACGGCCCGGCCTTATGCCGCCCAGAAGCCTCCCGGCCACCGGTATAATTAG
- a CDS encoding form I ribulose bisphosphate carboxylase large subunit: MVKHDGQGQKKSRWSAGVTPYAEMGYYNADYKPKDTDILAAFRLVPQPGIEPVEAGAAVAGESSTATWTVVWTDRLTAYEHYQGKCYRVDPVPGTDQYIAYIAYDLDLFEEGSIANMSSSIIGNVFGFKALKSLRLEDLRIPPHYTKTFQGPAHGIMMEREYLNKYGRPLLGATVKPKLGLSARNYGRVVYEALRGGLDFTKDDENINSQPFMRWRDRWLFVMEAVNRAQAETGEIKGHYLNVTAATMEEMYERAEFAKEVGSVIVMVDLTAGFTAIQSMAKWCRRNGLLLHLHRAGHSTYTRQKSHGVNFRVIAKWMRLAGVDHIHAGTVVGKLEGDVHSVQGYYRTLRCDRTEAEPALGLYFEQDWASMPAVMPVASGGIHAGQMHLLLHYLGEDCILQFGGGTIGHPDGIAAGATANRVALEAMIQARNEGRDYLHEGPEILEKAARHSPSLKKALEVWKDVSFEFESTDVPDAVATPELV, translated from the coding sequence ATGGTGAAGCACGATGGACAGGGGCAGAAGAAGAGCCGCTGGTCGGCGGGGGTGACCCCGTATGCGGAAATGGGCTACTACAATGCGGACTATAAGCCGAAGGATACCGACATTCTCGCGGCGTTCCGGCTGGTGCCGCAACCCGGAATCGAGCCAGTGGAGGCGGGGGCGGCGGTCGCCGGGGAGAGCTCGACGGCTACCTGGACGGTGGTCTGGACCGATAGGCTTACCGCCTACGAGCACTACCAGGGCAAGTGCTATCGTGTGGACCCGGTGCCGGGGACCGACCAGTATATCGCCTACATCGCCTACGACCTGGATCTCTTCGAGGAGGGCTCGATCGCGAACATGTCTTCCTCGATAATCGGCAACGTTTTCGGCTTCAAGGCCCTCAAGTCGCTCCGCCTCGAGGACCTGCGGATTCCGCCCCACTACACCAAGACCTTCCAGGGGCCGGCGCACGGGATCATGATGGAGCGGGAGTACCTGAACAAGTACGGGCGGCCGCTGCTTGGCGCCACGGTCAAGCCGAAGCTGGGGCTTTCCGCGCGCAACTACGGACGGGTGGTGTACGAGGCGCTGCGCGGGGGCCTGGACTTCACGAAGGATGACGAGAACATCAACAGCCAGCCCTTCATGCGGTGGCGGGACCGGTGGCTCTTTGTCATGGAGGCGGTCAACCGGGCGCAGGCGGAGACGGGGGAGATCAAGGGGCACTACCTCAACGTGACCGCGGCGACAATGGAGGAGATGTACGAGCGGGCCGAATTTGCCAAGGAGGTGGGAAGCGTGATTGTGATGGTCGATCTGACCGCCGGCTTCACGGCGATCCAGTCGATGGCCAAGTGGTGCCGGAGGAACGGCCTGTTGCTTCACCTCCACCGGGCGGGCCATAGCACGTACACCCGGCAGAAGAGCCACGGGGTCAACTTCCGGGTGATCGCCAAGTGGATGCGTCTGGCGGGAGTCGACCACATCCATGCGGGTACGGTCGTCGGCAAGTTGGAAGGGGATGTCCACTCGGTGCAGGGCTACTATCGGACCTTGCGTTGCGACAGGACCGAAGCGGAACCCGCGCTTGGGCTCTACTTCGAGCAGGATTGGGCTTCGATGCCGGCGGTGATGCCGGTGGCTTCCGGCGGGATCCACGCGGGGCAGATGCACCTTCTGCTCCACTACCTGGGCGAGGACTGCATCCTGCAGTTCGGCGGCGGGACCATCGGGCATCCGGACGGGATTGCGGCCGGCGCGACCGCGAACCGGGTGGCGCTGGAGGCGATGATCCAGGCACGCAACGAAGGCCGGGACTACCTGCACGAAGGGCCGGAAATCCTGGAGAAGGCCGCCCGCCATTCGCCCTCGCTCAAGAAGGCGCTGGAGGTGTGGAAGGACGTGAGCTTCGAGTTCGAATCGACCGACGTACCCGATGCGGTGGCGACTCCGGAGCTGGTGTAA
- the rplU gene encoding 50S ribosomal protein L21, translated as MTAVIRAGGKQYRAEEGAILEIELPHKGLAAGEKVTTEEVLLIETDGETQVGTPRVAGARAVLEVLGEIRAPKVVAFRYKRRKGYHRTVGHRQRLARVRVVEIALDKKG; from the coding sequence ATGACTGCAGTAATTCGCGCCGGCGGGAAGCAGTACCGAGCCGAAGAGGGAGCCATCCTCGAAATCGAGCTTCCGCACAAGGGCCTTGCCGCCGGAGAGAAGGTGACCACAGAAGAGGTTCTCCTCATCGAGACCGACGGCGAAACCCAAGTCGGTACGCCCCGGGTGGCGGGAGCTAGGGCGGTGCTCGAAGTCCTGGGGGAGATCCGGGCCCCGAAGGTCGTGGCCTTCCGCTACAAGCGCCGCAAGGGTTACCACCGGACGGTAGGCCATCGCCAGCGCCTGGCGCGCGTACGCGTCGTGGAGATCGCCCTCGACAAGAAAGGATAA
- the rpmA gene encoding 50S ribosomal protein L27 has product MAHKKGQGSTRNGRDSNSKRLGVKRYGGERVRSGNILIRQRGNRFHPGENVGQGRDFTLFALIDGIVHWDRRNRKVRVEPEALA; this is encoded by the coding sequence ATGGCACACAAAAAAGGACAGGGAAGCACGCGGAACGGGCGCGACAGCAACAGCAAACGCCTGGGAGTAAAGCGCTACGGCGGAGAGCGTGTCCGCAGCGGCAACATCTTAATCCGGCAGCGGGGCAACCGCTTTCACCCGGGAGAAAACGTCGGGCAGGGACGCGATTTCACCTTGTTTGCACTGATCGACGGTATCGTGCATTGGGACCGTCGGAACCGTAAGGTGCGCGTCGAGCCCGAGGCTCTTGCCTGA
- the obgE gene encoding GTPase ObgE — MFVDRVRIFAKAGDGGRGCVSFRRAPHEPRGGPDGGDGGKGGDVVLVLDPHRDDLSHLLLSPHQIAPNGRPGMGATKAGRKGPDLVLPVPPGTVVSRIRSAPERGSKLLPLPAHDAELDRVVDMAPPIERFVLCRGGRGGWGNWHFRGPRNQAPRHADPGRPGESGQFVLELKLLADVGLVGFPNAGKSSLLRRLTSAEPKVADYPFTTLAPMVGVLEWPDGFRLTVADIPGLIRDAHLGKGLGDEFLRHVERCRLLLMVLDLSGAKPMDDFLLLRRELESYGRGLSERPFLIVGNKTDLPRARRAAVRSTRADGSNLVLVSALTGEGITELISALRKELTRNPRQAPCAAAASLSAQDSE, encoded by the coding sequence ATGTTTGTCGACCGAGTGAGGATTTTCGCAAAGGCGGGAGACGGCGGTCGCGGGTGCGTAAGCTTCCGGAGGGCTCCTCATGAGCCGCGTGGCGGCCCGGACGGGGGCGACGGAGGGAAGGGAGGAGACGTCGTGCTCGTCCTCGATCCGCATCGTGACGATCTCTCGCATCTCTTGCTCTCCCCCCACCAGATCGCTCCGAACGGACGGCCGGGCATGGGTGCGACCAAGGCCGGGCGCAAGGGGCCCGACCTCGTTCTGCCGGTCCCGCCCGGCACGGTGGTGAGCCGGATCCGCAGCGCACCGGAGCGGGGATCCAAGCTCCTCCCCCTGCCGGCGCATGATGCGGAGCTCGATCGGGTCGTCGACATGGCGCCGCCGATCGAGCGGTTCGTTCTCTGCCGCGGAGGCCGCGGCGGATGGGGCAATTGGCACTTCCGCGGCCCTCGGAATCAGGCTCCTCGGCATGCCGATCCCGGCCGACCGGGGGAGTCCGGGCAATTCGTGCTCGAGCTCAAGCTGCTTGCCGACGTCGGGCTCGTCGGGTTTCCGAACGCGGGGAAATCGAGCTTGCTGCGCCGGCTCACCTCGGCAGAGCCGAAGGTTGCCGACTACCCCTTCACCACACTTGCGCCGATGGTCGGCGTCCTCGAATGGCCCGACGGCTTTCGGCTCACCGTAGCGGACATTCCCGGATTGATCCGGGATGCGCACCTCGGAAAAGGGCTCGGAGACGAATTTCTCCGCCATGTCGAGCGGTGCCGGCTCTTGCTTATGGTCCTCGACCTCTCCGGAGCCAAGCCGATGGACGATTTCCTTCTGTTGCGGCGAGAGCTGGAGTCCTACGGCCGCGGGCTTTCCGAGCGGCCGTTCTTGATCGTGGGGAACAAGACCGACTTGCCGAGAGCGCGGCGGGCCGCCGTGCGCTCCACCCGCGCCGACGGAAGCAACCTCGTTCTTGTCTCGGCCTTAACCGGAGAGGGTATCACCGAACTCATCTCCGCGTTGCGAAAAGAGCTGACTCGGAACCCTCGCCAGGCGCCTTGCGCCGCAGCCGCCAGCCTATCGGCCCAGGACAGCGAATGA
- a CDS encoding YraN family protein: MGPRRLNMRRLFPRSRPWELDLGKWGEREAARFLRRKGYRVLLRNVRIGGGEIDLVCRDGSILVFVEVKARSSTNHGEPFEAVDAGKRARLVRAAYSYLEELGRADITYRFDIVEVLVRAPGKAQLRHLPDAFGPPSL, translated from the coding sequence GTGGGACCGCGGCGCCTGAACATGCGCCGGCTCTTCCCACGATCGCGGCCGTGGGAGCTCGACCTGGGAAAGTGGGGCGAGCGGGAAGCCGCCCGGTTCCTGCGCCGCAAGGGCTACCGGGTTTTGCTGCGCAACGTGCGGATCGGGGGAGGGGAGATCGATCTTGTCTGCCGGGATGGGAGCATCCTCGTCTTCGTCGAGGTGAAGGCCAGGAGCTCGACGAACCATGGAGAACCGTTTGAGGCGGTCGATGCCGGAAAACGGGCGCGCCTGGTGCGGGCCGCCTACAGCTATCTGGAAGAGTTGGGACGAGCCGACATCACCTACCGCTTCGACATTGTCGAGGTGCTCGTGCGGGCGCCGGGAAAAGCGCAGCTGCGGCACCTGCCGGATGCCTTCGGTCCGCCTAGCCTCTGA
- a CDS encoding ribonuclease HII, with protein sequence MLAGQGLEPAAGVDEVGRGSLAGPVVAAAVMLPPAIRLHPKLDDSKRLDARCRSEVYRWIVGLPGVAYGVGFAAVEEIDRWNILGASMLAMSRAVLALARRPGIVLVDGREAPPLDVPVLTVVGGDGRCACIAAASILAKVRRDQWMAEIDQEHPRFGFARHKGYGTARHWEALRRHGPTPIHRRSFLGRLSADWSPDLPWDRGA encoded by the coding sequence ATGCTGGCCGGGCAAGGCTTGGAGCCCGCTGCGGGCGTGGACGAAGTCGGCCGCGGCTCCCTGGCGGGCCCCGTCGTCGCCGCGGCGGTGATGCTGCCTCCGGCGATCCGGCTCCATCCGAAGCTAGACGATTCCAAGCGGCTCGATGCCCGGTGCCGTTCCGAAGTCTACCGCTGGATCGTAGGCTTGCCGGGCGTCGCCTACGGGGTCGGTTTCGCCGCCGTGGAGGAGATCGATCGCTGGAACATCCTTGGGGCGAGTATGCTCGCGATGTCCCGAGCCGTTCTCGCCTTGGCCCGGAGGCCGGGAATCGTGCTGGTGGACGGGCGGGAGGCTCCGCCTCTGGACGTCCCTGTCCTCACGGTCGTCGGCGGTGACGGCCGGTGCGCTTGCATCGCCGCGGCTTCGATCCTGGCTAAGGTCAGGCGCGACCAGTGGATGGCCGAGATCGATCAGGAGCACCCGCGCTTCGGCTTCGCCCGCCACAAGGGCTACGGGACGGCGCGCCATTGGGAGGCGCTACGGCGTCACGGCCCCACTCCCATTCACCGGCGCAGCTTCCTCGGCCGGCTCTCCGCGGATTGGTCGCCCGATCTCCCGTGGGACCGCGGCGCCTGA
- the rplS gene encoding 50S ribosomal protein L19: MNVIERIEQEQLKKELPRFAVGDTVRVHSRIREGDKERIQVFTGIVIARKGRGIHAAFTVRRLSYGEGIERIYRLHSPWIEKIEVERSAKVRRAKLYYLRSRKGKDAVLGRR; the protein is encoded by the coding sequence ATGAACGTGATCGAGCGGATTGAGCAGGAGCAGCTCAAGAAAGAGCTTCCCCGCTTTGCGGTCGGCGATACCGTGCGGGTGCACTCGCGCATTCGCGAGGGCGACAAGGAGCGCATTCAGGTCTTTACGGGGATCGTGATCGCTCGCAAGGGACGGGGAATTCATGCTGCGTTCACCGTTCGCCGGCTCAGCTACGGGGAAGGAATCGAGCGCATCTATCGCCTCCACTCCCCTTGGATCGAAAAGATCGAGGTGGAACGGAGCGCAAAGGTGCGGCGGGCCAAGCTCTACTATCTGCGGAGCAGGAAGGGCAAAGATGCCGTCCTGGGGCGGAGATAG